Proteins encoded by one window of Streptacidiphilus sp. PB12-B1b:
- a CDS encoding VCBS repeat-containing protein yields the protein MHARTRRAIGTAVVLSLVPTLGLVVVPGAAAAATGPAITVTTPGNGNGAGVSQGGTPVDVQVTVASPPPTDAFVRVVFDNGYSWEPGRVDLAVADAQGNPLAVGPGPLAGSEAVELGSADSGPVAAGTTTLQLSVAGPMALGFEVSAQLVDAATGTVLAQGGGGLQTHLQVFEVQPVANDGCLTPSGSWATWSDSAPESIPSDSGYPVSECYIAYQNTTTTAFPAARLTYTIGARSLTSAGYTAAEFAKLVQLRSHYTASGSPSTPWQADPWVVNADGSLTLSVPSFTIQPNQSNDSVTFTASAGYTLLHRGTVDGTFTTYAADGTVLATSDQALRVTPTIPPHDFTGDGKADLYVMDSKGNTWLMPGTGNATHPFAPMTAHGSLLSTFGMFTAVGPSDIPDQQPGTMVFAINRATGELVEPVSNESPHNLYAWYIESGNWRWVTALVGSASLTGDGRGDLLARDSHGNLWLYPVVGLPGPHALGKAVKLPGNWNWATALIGPGDLTGDGRPDLLARDRHGNLWLYPGTGNPAHPFGNAFKVPGNWNWATALIGSGDLTGDGRPDLLARDGHGNLWLYPGTGNPAHPFGNAFKAPGNWNWITALI from the coding sequence ATGCACGCGCGCACGCGCAGAGCCATAGGTACCGCGGTCGTGCTGAGCCTTGTACCGACGCTGGGGCTGGTCGTTGTGCCGGGGGCGGCCGCCGCCGCGACCGGTCCGGCGATCACGGTCACCACTCCGGGCAACGGCAACGGCGCGGGGGTCAGCCAGGGCGGGACACCGGTCGACGTGCAGGTCACCGTCGCTTCACCGCCGCCCACCGACGCCTTCGTCCGGGTGGTCTTCGACAACGGCTACAGCTGGGAGCCGGGGCGGGTGGACCTGGCGGTCGCCGACGCGCAGGGGAACCCGCTCGCGGTGGGCCCCGGTCCGTTGGCGGGTTCGGAGGCCGTCGAGCTTGGTTCCGCCGATTCCGGACCGGTGGCCGCCGGTACCACGACCCTGCAGCTCAGCGTCGCCGGCCCGATGGCGCTGGGGTTCGAAGTGTCGGCGCAGCTGGTGGACGCCGCGACCGGCACAGTACTGGCGCAGGGTGGGGGTGGTCTGCAGACCCACCTCCAGGTGTTCGAGGTGCAGCCGGTTGCGAACGATGGCTGCCTCACCCCCAGCGGGAGCTGGGCAACCTGGTCGGACAGTGCACCGGAGAGCATCCCGTCGGACAGCGGCTACCCCGTCTCCGAGTGCTACATCGCGTACCAAAACACGACCACCACCGCTTTCCCTGCCGCGCGGTTGACCTACACGATCGGCGCGCGGTCGCTGACCTCAGCCGGGTACACCGCCGCCGAATTCGCCAAGCTGGTGCAGCTGCGGTCGCATTACACGGCATCCGGCTCTCCCAGCACTCCCTGGCAGGCTGACCCCTGGGTGGTGAACGCGGACGGCTCGCTCACGCTTTCCGTACCGTCCTTCACCATCCAGCCGAACCAGTCGAACGACTCCGTCACGTTCACGGCCTCAGCCGGTTACACCCTGCTGCACCGCGGGACGGTGGACGGGACCTTCACCACCTACGCCGCTGACGGCACCGTGCTTGCCACCTCCGACCAGGCGCTGCGGGTGACCCCCACCATTCCGCCGCACGATTTCACCGGGGACGGCAAGGCCGACCTCTACGTGATGGACAGCAAGGGCAACACCTGGCTGATGCCCGGAACGGGCAACGCCACCCACCCGTTCGCCCCGATGACCGCACACGGTTCTCTGCTGTCGACCTTCGGCATGTTCACCGCGGTCGGGCCGTCCGACATTCCGGACCAGCAGCCCGGGACCATGGTCTTCGCCATCAACCGGGCCACCGGCGAACTGGTCGAACCGGTGAGTAACGAGTCCCCCCACAACCTGTACGCCTGGTACATCGAGAGCGGCAACTGGCGCTGGGTCACGGCCCTGGTCGGCAGTGCCTCACTGACCGGCGACGGCAGGGGCGACCTGCTCGCCCGTGACAGCCACGGCAACCTCTGGCTCTACCCCGTGGTCGGCCTGCCCGGCCCGCACGCCCTGGGCAAGGCCGTCAAGCTGCCTGGGAACTGGAACTGGGCCACCGCCCTGATCGGGCCGGGCGATCTGACCGGCGACGGCAGGCCCGACCTGCTCGCCCGTGACCGCCACGGCAACCTCTGGCTCTACCCCGGTACCGGAAACCCCGCCCACCCCTTCGGCAACGCGTTCAAGGTCCCTGGGAACTGGAACTGGGCCACCGCCCTGATCGGGTCGGGCGATCTGACCGGCGACGGCAGGCCCGACCTGCTCGCCCGCGACGGCCACGGCAACCTCTGGCTCTACCCCGGTACCGGAAACCCCGCCCACCCCTTCGGCAACGCGTTCAAGGCTCCTGGGAACTGGAACTGGATCACTGCCCTGATCTGA
- a CDS encoding APC family permease, whose amino-acid sequence MTELIPSEITRSSPGVGRRTLGVLPLVGIFFFTVSGGPFGLEASLSSAGPGMTLLMIVLVPVVFGVPNALVAAELSAAIPVDGGYYYWVKIALGRGAAFVFGAWNSIGSVLNLALYPIMLVDYLATWVPDIARGKGLVIVDLFHGGFVVDLHWIVTVALIVPMAYLNYRGSKAVSEYSVGMMLLILAPFAVLTVLGIWHAVGNGINVLSPFMVPGQSVHESVAGALSVIVWLYLGFDGPSTVLGEIADAHRTYTRALLVSVPLIITAYLLPTMAAIGSGLHRGSPADWVDGDFVVVGDILGGIWLKVLISLGSALSLVGLFMAILLTTTRVPRALAADAYLPRWVARDSRRFRTPVGALLASTSVVIVLSAVDFSSILQATVLLSLASILLEFAAFLVLRWRYPQMLRPFRVPGGWPGAVLVVMLPTAMIVYMAWSTAVDDAAMFGTSLAVALLAVLLYPLCRRFVKGDRPDAEIDSSQVELGPDRFAGFGARKAGV is encoded by the coding sequence ATGACCGAACTGATCCCGTCGGAAATCACGCGGTCGTCGCCCGGGGTGGGCAGGCGCACGCTCGGTGTGCTGCCCCTGGTCGGAATCTTCTTCTTCACGGTGTCCGGAGGCCCCTTCGGGCTCGAAGCCTCGCTCTCCAGTGCCGGTCCGGGCATGACCCTGCTCATGATCGTCCTGGTGCCGGTGGTCTTCGGCGTGCCGAACGCGCTGGTGGCAGCGGAGTTGAGTGCCGCCATACCGGTCGACGGCGGCTACTACTACTGGGTGAAGATCGCGCTCGGCAGAGGTGCGGCCTTCGTGTTCGGGGCCTGGAACTCGATCGGGTCGGTGCTGAACCTCGCCCTCTACCCGATCATGCTGGTCGACTACCTGGCCACCTGGGTTCCGGACATCGCCCGCGGGAAGGGGCTGGTGATCGTGGACCTGTTCCATGGCGGTTTCGTCGTGGACCTGCACTGGATCGTCACCGTCGCCCTCATCGTGCCGATGGCGTACCTGAACTACCGCGGCTCCAAGGCGGTGAGCGAGTACTCGGTCGGGATGATGCTGCTGATCCTCGCACCGTTCGCGGTGCTGACGGTCCTCGGCATCTGGCATGCGGTCGGCAACGGGATCAACGTGCTCTCGCCCTTCATGGTGCCGGGGCAGAGCGTCCACGAGTCGGTGGCCGGCGCGCTCAGCGTGATCGTGTGGCTGTACCTCGGCTTTGACGGCCCGAGCACCGTGCTGGGCGAGATCGCCGACGCGCACCGGACCTACACCCGGGCGCTGCTCGTCTCGGTTCCGCTGATCATCACCGCCTACCTGCTGCCCACCATGGCTGCCATCGGCAGCGGGCTGCACCGGGGTTCGCCCGCCGACTGGGTCGACGGCGACTTCGTCGTGGTCGGCGACATCCTGGGCGGAATCTGGCTGAAGGTGCTGATCTCCCTGGGATCGGCGCTCTCCCTGGTGGGGCTGTTCATGGCGATCCTGTTGACGACCACCCGGGTTCCACGGGCGCTCGCCGCGGACGCGTACCTGCCGCGCTGGGTGGCCCGGGACAGCAGACGGTTCCGCACGCCGGTGGGTGCGCTGCTGGCGAGCACCAGCGTCGTCATCGTGCTCTCCGCCGTCGACTTCAGCTCGATCCTGCAGGCCACGGTACTGCTCAGCCTGGCCTCGATCCTGCTGGAATTCGCGGCCTTCCTGGTCCTGCGCTGGAGGTATCCGCAGATGCTCCGGCCGTTTCGGGTTCCCGGCGGCTGGCCCGGCGCGGTCCTGGTCGTCATGCTGCCCACAGCGATGATCGTGTACATGGCGTGGAGTACGGCGGTCGACGACGCCGCGATGTTCGGCACGAGTCTCGCGGTGGCGCTGCTGGCCGTGCTGCTGTACCCGTTGTGCCGACGGTTCGTCAAAGGCGACCGGCCGGATGCGGAGATCGACTCCTCCCAGGTCGAGCTGGGTCCGGACCGGTTCGCGGGATTCGGTGCGCGGAAGGCGGGCGTCTGA
- a CDS encoding helix-turn-helix domain-containing protein encodes MRESGARGHLPVRQLVDNIGPALLRLVQEGTRNGGPLTDIVIHAPGAPAQLGPGCVVLGVGVTTEAELRELTAAMRQAGAEVLAVKAPVPPSADDRPAIIEVNRDASWMHVATTVREQLLEHARTRVRSAGSGAELFALANAVYEAVGAPVTIEDRFSALVAWSAGQDRTDSERIETILGRAVHQRTLAEQRERQEFERLHASTEPVYMEATGADQLARVAIAVRAGSDVLGYIWAAVTGPLDEAATARLREFAPVVALQLVGLRTETSYARRQRGELAAAVLGGAADPVEASRLQLGSGPVCVLAAAPRLVGSTGSDALDAAGLRRFADTLEYFLAAVHPRSALVAGTGAVYVLAAWPPGHATALESAVALARDFLARTPLAGDYVVAVGGPAGSMGRIADVRAQADAALRALRHPAVCGPAVRTVEDMALAVLLLHLADATEALGLPDAGGALHRLRQEEGQDGPLAATLAAYLAAAGATDAAAEVLHIHPNTMRYRLRRIREVSGLDFADADAMLLAHLQLRVRELRTGAAQSYG; translated from the coding sequence ATGCGGGAGTCCGGCGCCCGGGGCCACCTGCCCGTCCGTCAGCTCGTGGACAACATCGGCCCGGCGCTGCTGCGCCTGGTCCAGGAGGGGACCCGCAACGGCGGGCCGCTCACCGACATCGTCATCCACGCCCCGGGAGCGCCGGCACAGCTCGGACCCGGGTGCGTGGTGCTGGGGGTCGGCGTGACCACGGAGGCCGAACTGCGCGAGCTGACCGCGGCCATGCGGCAGGCCGGCGCGGAGGTGCTGGCGGTGAAGGCCCCGGTACCGCCGTCGGCCGACGACAGGCCGGCGATCATCGAGGTCAACCGGGACGCGTCCTGGATGCACGTGGCGACGACCGTCCGTGAGCAGCTGCTCGAGCACGCGAGGACCCGCGTGCGCTCGGCCGGCAGCGGCGCGGAGCTGTTCGCCCTGGCGAACGCGGTCTACGAGGCCGTCGGCGCCCCGGTCACCATCGAGGACCGTTTCTCCGCGCTGGTCGCCTGGTCGGCGGGGCAGGACCGTACCGACTCCGAGCGGATCGAGACCATCCTGGGGCGGGCCGTGCACCAGCGGACGCTCGCCGAACAGCGCGAGCGTCAGGAGTTCGAGCGGCTCCACGCCAGCACCGAGCCGGTGTACATGGAGGCGACCGGGGCGGATCAGCTGGCAAGGGTGGCGATCGCGGTCCGGGCCGGTTCCGACGTCCTGGGGTACATCTGGGCCGCCGTCACCGGGCCGCTCGACGAAGCGGCCACAGCCCGGCTGCGCGAATTCGCGCCCGTGGTCGCGCTGCAACTGGTCGGCCTGCGCACCGAGACCAGCTACGCCCGCCGCCAGCGCGGCGAGCTGGCCGCCGCCGTACTCGGCGGGGCGGCCGACCCGGTGGAGGCGAGCCGGCTGCAGCTGGGCTCCGGCCCGGTCTGCGTCCTGGCGGCGGCCCCGCGGCTGGTCGGAAGCACAGGCTCGGACGCGCTGGACGCCGCCGGGCTGCGCCGCTTCGCCGACACGCTGGAGTACTTCCTGGCGGCCGTGCACCCCCGCTCAGCCCTGGTGGCGGGCACCGGAGCGGTGTACGTTCTGGCCGCCTGGCCTCCGGGACACGCCACGGCCCTGGAGTCGGCCGTCGCCCTGGCCCGCGACTTCCTCGCGCGGACCCCGCTGGCCGGTGACTACGTGGTCGCCGTCGGCGGCCCGGCCGGATCGATGGGCCGGATCGCCGACGTTCGGGCGCAGGCGGACGCCGCGCTGCGGGCGCTGAGGCACCCCGCCGTCTGCGGACCGGCCGTGCGCACCGTGGAGGACATGGCGCTGGCGGTGCTGCTGCTGCACCTCGCCGACGCGACCGAGGCGCTCGGCCTGCCGGACGCCGGCGGCGCGCTGCACCGGCTGCGCCAGGAGGAGGGCCAGGACGGTCCGCTGGCGGCGACCCTGGCCGCCTATCTCGCCGCCGCGGGAGCCACCGACGCCGCGGCGGAGGTCCTGCACATCCACCCCAACACCATGCGCTACCGGCTGCGCCGTATCCGCGAGGTCTCCGGGCTGGACTTCGCCGACGCCGACGCCATGCTGCTGGCGCACCTTCAGCTCCGGGTGCGCGAGCTGCGGACGGGCGCTGCCCAGAGCTACGGCTGA
- a CDS encoding NADP-dependent oxidoreductase: MSKAVRYRRFGGPEVLEVQEIPEPHAAPDEVRVRVTAAGLNPMDWQITTQPDMAARFGITLPAGFGSDFAGVVDEVGAEATGFAVGDRVHGAAIGRSVADFVLVKTPTAHLWPTPEGVADEVAATLPVSALTASAALAAIGLRAGDTVLIGGAAGGVGIFAVQLAKLAGARVLGTASERTFGFLRGLGAEPVAYGPGLADRVRALAPEGITAATDLFGREAAETALKLGVAPERISVVADGPATPPGVRRTGALDARPGTLERIADAIRSGQITVPIAATFPVEQIREAVTTQAERHVHGKIVIALSS, translated from the coding sequence ATGAGTAAAGCTGTCCGCTACCGGCGATTCGGCGGTCCCGAGGTACTCGAAGTACAGGAGATACCCGAGCCGCACGCCGCGCCGGACGAGGTTCGCGTCCGGGTCACGGCCGCCGGGCTGAATCCGATGGACTGGCAGATCACCACACAGCCCGACATGGCGGCGCGGTTCGGCATCACCCTGCCGGCCGGGTTCGGCAGCGACTTCGCCGGCGTGGTGGACGAGGTGGGCGCCGAAGCCACGGGATTCGCGGTCGGCGACCGGGTGCACGGGGCTGCGATCGGCCGGTCCGTCGCCGATTTCGTGCTGGTCAAGACGCCCACGGCACACCTGTGGCCCACCCCGGAGGGCGTTGCCGACGAGGTGGCGGCCACGCTTCCGGTGTCCGCTCTGACGGCCTCCGCCGCGCTCGCCGCGATCGGGCTCCGCGCCGGGGACACCGTCCTGATCGGTGGCGCGGCGGGCGGCGTGGGCATCTTCGCCGTGCAGTTGGCGAAGCTCGCGGGCGCCCGGGTGCTCGGCACCGCCTCCGAGCGCACGTTCGGGTTCCTGCGCGGGCTCGGCGCCGAACCCGTGGCGTACGGCCCCGGCCTGGCGGACCGGGTGCGGGCCCTGGCGCCCGAGGGGATCACCGCCGCCACCGACCTGTTCGGAAGGGAGGCGGCCGAGACCGCGCTCAAGCTCGGCGTGGCACCCGAGCGGATCTCCGTCGTGGCCGACGGCCCCGCCACGCCGCCCGGCGTGCGCCGGACCGGTGCGCTCGACGCGCGTCCGGGCACGCTGGAGCGGATCGCCGACGCGATCCGTTCCGGCCAGATCACGGTGCCGATCGCGGCGACCTTCCCGGTCGAGCAGATCCGCGAAGCCGTGACGACGCAGGCCGAGAGGCACGTCCACGGCAAAATCGTGATCGCCCTGTCGAGCTGA
- a CDS encoding serine hydrolase: protein MDVQRDVHEVLSGLAERLRSRWPVPGIAISVVDGGGESAFVTAGFSNAESGTPVSRGTRFEIGSISKTFTAFLLGILADEGKVDLDAAVADHLPWFAPNGGSRAITVRHLLQHTSGLVAGADALPDAAARGYALRDARTWAEPGELFHYSNEGYNLLGLIIEQVTGEPLADAMAGRLLRPLGMRDSAARITHEDIADGDIDRLATGYRFLRDDRPPLPSAPLAPAGFFEYSAADGNVLATASDLGLFARMLLGRGTLDGTRIIGPERFREIITVPAEAAGSGYALGVDVEVVDGRTWLTHAGGMVGYRSYLAVDTDGGHGVAVLTNAPGECQIIDRFARHVLAVVQGAPADPALFDPERIPDARRYVGVHGTAPRRIRVEATGDGRLSLTSGGVTGRLYDAGDGRLVCDHPGWSAYHHRLDGRWLHGPESLGPGPCAPTAPPHALAGHYRSYTPWYPSFSIVQRAGRLHMIAATGVEAPCDEPELVPLDDGTFRIGADPRLPERLTPGPALDGAVLWVDLDGCRYTRSFRDQP from the coding sequence ATGGATGTGCAACGGGATGTGCACGAGGTGCTCTCCGGGCTTGCGGAGCGGTTGCGGTCCCGGTGGCCGGTGCCGGGGATCGCGATCAGCGTCGTCGACGGGGGCGGCGAGTCCGCGTTCGTCACGGCGGGATTCTCGAACGCGGAGTCCGGAACGCCGGTCTCCCGTGGCACGCGGTTCGAGATCGGTTCCATCAGCAAGACCTTCACCGCCTTCCTGCTCGGCATCCTCGCGGACGAGGGGAAGGTGGACCTCGACGCGGCGGTCGCCGACCACCTGCCCTGGTTCGCCCCGAACGGCGGCTCCCGCGCGATCACCGTCCGGCACCTCCTTCAGCACACCTCCGGCCTGGTGGCCGGGGCCGACGCGCTGCCCGACGCCGCCGCACGCGGCTACGCGCTGCGCGACGCGAGGACCTGGGCCGAACCGGGTGAGCTGTTCCACTACTCCAACGAGGGCTACAACCTGCTGGGGTTGATCATCGAGCAGGTGACGGGGGAACCGCTGGCGGACGCCATGGCCGGACGGCTGCTGCGGCCCCTGGGCATGCGCGACTCGGCGGCGCGGATCACTCACGAGGACATCGCCGACGGGGACATCGACAGACTCGCCACCGGGTACCGGTTCCTGCGCGACGACCGGCCGCCGCTGCCGTCCGCCCCGCTCGCGCCGGCCGGCTTCTTCGAGTACTCGGCGGCCGATGGGAACGTGCTGGCGACCGCGTCCGACCTGGGCCTGTTCGCCCGCATGCTGCTGGGCCGGGGCACCCTGGACGGCACCAGGATCATCGGGCCGGAGCGCTTCCGGGAGATCATCACGGTGCCTGCCGAAGCCGCCGGTTCCGGCTACGCGCTCGGCGTGGACGTGGAAGTGGTCGACGGCCGCACCTGGCTGACGCACGCCGGCGGGATGGTCGGATACCGCTCGTACCTCGCCGTCGACACCGACGGCGGGCACGGCGTCGCCGTGCTGACCAACGCACCCGGCGAGTGTCAGATCATCGACCGCTTCGCCCGCCATGTGCTCGCCGTCGTCCAGGGAGCACCGGCCGACCCGGCGCTGTTCGACCCGGAGCGGATCCCCGACGCCCGGCGCTACGTCGGGGTCCACGGAACGGCGCCGCGCCGGATCCGCGTCGAGGCCACGGGGGACGGCCGTCTCTCGCTCACCTCGGGCGGGGTGACCGGCAGGCTGTACGACGCTGGGGACGGACGGCTGGTGTGCGATCACCCAGGTTGGTCCGCCTACCACCACCGCCTGGACGGACGCTGGCTCCACGGACCCGAGTCACTGGGCCCCGGCCCCTGCGCGCCGACCGCTCCCCCGCATGCACTCGCAGGTCACTACCGCAGCTACACCCCCTGGTATCCCAGCTTCAGCATCGTGCAGCGGGCGGGACGACTGCACATGATCGCCGCGACCGGCGTGGAAGCGCCCTGCGACGAACCGGAACTCGTCCCGCTCGACGACGGGACGTTCCGCATCGGAGCCGACCCCCGGCTGCCGGAGCGCCTGACGCCCGGCCCCGCCCTGGACGGCGCGGTGCTCTGGGTCGACCTGGACGGGTGCCGCTACACGCGCTCGTTCCGGGATCAGCCGTAG
- a CDS encoding phosphotransferase produces MTAGPNGRLLGVLDWDLAQPHDPAVDAAALAWHGWDKVAAAVERTRSTAPGFTTSPQAYSRSPSQSSTINRSR; encoded by the coding sequence GTGACTGCTGGGCCGAACGGTCGCTTGCTCGGCGTCCTGGACTGGGACCTGGCCCAGCCGCATGACCCGGCCGTCGACGCGGCAGCCCTGGCCTGGCACGGATGGGACAAGGTCGCCGCCGCCGTGGAGCGGACACGTTCCACCGCGCCAGGGTTCACGACCTCACCGCAGGCATACAGCAGATCGCCTTCACAGTCCTCAACAATCAACCGGAGCAGGTGA
- a CDS encoding alpha/beta fold hydrolase: MHQPKPSGDLRHRTVDAPAGRLHLVEQGDGPLVLLVHGFPESWYSWRHQLPVLAAAGYRAVALDVRGYGRSSKPAEVGAYRMRALVEDNLALVHALGEETAVIVGHDWGSAIAAVSALLHPEVFRAVGLLSVPYIPPGGPRPSEVFARMGGEEEFYVSYFQQPGRAEAEIEPDVRGWLAGIYAALSADTTPGPDRPAPTFVARGGTMRDRFPSGGLPAWLTEADLDHYAGEFERTGFTGALNRYRNMDRDWEELAGYQGAPLTQPSLFIGGAQDASSASVSRAIEAQATTLPGLVSSTLLDDCGHWIQQERPQQVNELLISWLAALPVATPPR, translated from the coding sequence ATGCATCAGCCCAAGCCGTCCGGCGACCTGCGGCACCGCACTGTCGACGCGCCTGCGGGGCGGCTGCACCTGGTGGAGCAGGGCGACGGGCCACTGGTCCTGCTGGTCCACGGCTTTCCCGAGTCGTGGTACTCCTGGCGGCACCAGTTGCCGGTCCTGGCCGCGGCGGGGTACCGCGCGGTCGCGCTCGACGTACGCGGTTACGGCCGCTCCTCCAAGCCGGCGGAGGTGGGTGCGTACCGCATGCGCGCCCTGGTGGAGGACAACCTCGCCCTGGTCCACGCGCTGGGAGAGGAGACGGCGGTGATCGTCGGCCACGACTGGGGTTCCGCCATCGCCGCGGTGTCGGCACTGCTACACCCCGAGGTGTTCCGCGCGGTGGGCCTGCTCAGCGTCCCCTACATTCCGCCGGGCGGTCCTCGGCCGTCCGAGGTGTTCGCGCGGATGGGCGGCGAGGAGGAGTTCTACGTCTCCTACTTCCAGCAGCCCGGCCGGGCCGAGGCCGAGATCGAGCCGGACGTGCGGGGCTGGCTGGCGGGGATCTACGCCGCCCTGTCCGCCGATACCACGCCGGGCCCGGACCGACCTGCCCCGACCTTCGTCGCCCGCGGCGGGACCATGCGCGACCGCTTCCCCTCCGGCGGCCTCCCGGCCTGGCTCACCGAGGCCGACCTCGACCACTACGCCGGGGAGTTCGAGCGCACCGGCTTCACCGGCGCTCTCAACCGCTACCGCAACATGGACCGCGACTGGGAGGAGCTCGCCGGATACCAGGGCGCCCCGCTGACCCAGCCCTCCCTCTTCATCGGCGGCGCCCAGGACGCCTCCAGCGCCTCGGTGTCCCGCGCCATCGAAGCCCAGGCGACCACGCTGCCCGGCCTGGTCTCCTCGACGCTCCTGGACGACTGCGGCCACTGGATCCAGCAGGAACGCCCGCAGCAGGTCAACGAACTGCTGATCTCCTGGCTGGCGGCACTGCCCGTGGCGACACCCCCGCGGTAG
- the lysA gene encoding diaminopimelate decarboxylase: MATTQTQAGRELELLGLFPPGTTRDADGGLVIGGVPAAELAESYGTPALILHEASVRARARRYADGLAARWPNSRAVFASKAFPCTAVIRLLAEEGLGIDVAGGGELALALAAGADPAGLVVHGNAKTEEELRLAVEAGAGTVVVDNFDDIDRLEKILAGTAAEQGVLVRVTPGIRPDTHEAVSTGQNGSKFGLPLPQARAAIARLRGSDRLRLDGIHVHVGSQIVDLAPFAQAVEAVAELGEFAVYDLGGGLGSRYTYADRPPTVEAYLDAVTDAARRLLPADARILIEPGRSMVAESGVSLYRVVSVKRGGGHTFVAVDGGMGDNLEVSLYQQRFEAAVADRPTGGGELCRLVGRHCESGDTLSAGVPLADPRVGDLIAVPVTGAYTYALSNNYNGARRPPVVFVRDGAHRPVVRRETYADLMRRDLP; the protein is encoded by the coding sequence ATGGCAACGACGCAGACGCAGGCAGGCCGGGAACTGGAACTGCTGGGGCTGTTTCCGCCCGGGACCACCCGGGACGCGGACGGCGGACTGGTGATCGGCGGCGTACCGGCGGCCGAACTCGCCGAGTCCTACGGCACTCCCGCGCTGATCCTGCACGAGGCGTCGGTCCGCGCCCGCGCCCGCCGGTACGCCGACGGTCTGGCCGCGCGTTGGCCGAACTCCCGCGCCGTCTTCGCCTCCAAGGCCTTCCCCTGCACCGCCGTCATCCGGCTGCTCGCGGAGGAGGGCCTCGGTATCGACGTGGCCGGCGGCGGCGAGCTGGCCCTCGCCCTCGCCGCAGGCGCGGACCCGGCCGGCCTGGTCGTCCACGGCAATGCCAAGACCGAGGAGGAGTTGCGCCTCGCCGTCGAGGCCGGCGCCGGGACGGTCGTCGTCGACAACTTCGACGACATCGACCGGCTGGAGAAGATCCTCGCCGGTACCGCGGCGGAGCAGGGAGTGCTGGTCCGGGTCACCCCCGGCATCCGCCCCGACACCCACGAGGCCGTGTCCACCGGCCAGAACGGCTCCAAGTTCGGTCTGCCCCTGCCACAGGCCCGGGCGGCGATCGCGCGGCTGCGCGGCAGCGACCGGCTGCGGCTGGACGGCATCCACGTGCACGTCGGATCGCAGATCGTGGACCTCGCACCCTTCGCGCAGGCCGTCGAGGCGGTCGCCGAACTCGGCGAGTTCGCCGTCTACGACCTGGGTGGCGGCCTCGGCTCCCGCTACACCTACGCCGACCGACCACCGACGGTGGAGGCGTACCTCGACGCCGTCACCGACGCCGCCCGACGCCTGCTGCCCGCCGACGCCCGCATCCTCATCGAGCCGGGCCGCTCGATGGTCGCCGAGTCCGGCGTCTCGCTGTACCGGGTCGTCTCCGTCAAGCGCGGCGGAGGCCACACCTTCGTCGCCGTCGACGGCGGCATGGGCGACAACCTCGAAGTCTCCCTGTACCAGCAGCGCTTCGAGGCAGCCGTCGCCGACCGCCCGACCGGCGGGGGCGAGCTGTGCCGCCTGGTGGGCCGGCACTGCGAGTCCGGCGACACCCTCAGCGCCGGCGTCCCGCTGGCGGACCCGCGCGTCGGGGACCTGATCGCCGTGCCGGTCACCGGCGCCTACACCTATGCGCTGAGCAACAACTACAACGGCGCCCGCCGCCCGCCGGTGGTCTTCGTCCGCGACGGCGCCCACCGCCCCGTGGTGCGCCGCGAGACCTACGCCGACCTGATGCGCCGGGACCTGCCGTAG
- a CDS encoding cytidine deaminase, whose product MTAQTDSVDHELIRAAAHVAATRCRGDNHTMAAAARSRDGRIVTAVNAYHFTGGPCAELVLIGTAAAQGCYDLDTVVAVGDRDRGVVPPCGRCRQVLLDYFPALKVIVGTRDGLRTVAIADLLPESYVWAEHQLDAAENAPLSTS is encoded by the coding sequence ATGACCGCACAGACCGACTCCGTCGACCATGAACTGATCCGGGCTGCAGCGCATGTCGCGGCCACCCGCTGCCGGGGCGACAACCACACCATGGCCGCCGCGGCCCGCAGCCGGGACGGTCGGATCGTCACGGCGGTGAACGCCTACCACTTCACCGGCGGCCCCTGCGCGGAGCTGGTCCTCATCGGCACAGCTGCCGCGCAGGGCTGCTACGACCTGGACACCGTCGTTGCCGTGGGTGACCGCGACCGAGGTGTGGTGCCCCCGTGCGGCCGTTGCCGCCAGGTCCTTCTCGACTACTTCCCCGCCCTCAAGGTCATCGTCGGCACGAGGGACGGCCTCCGCACCGTCGCCATCGCCGATCTGCTTCCCGAGAGCTACGTCTGGGCGGAGCACCAGCTCGATGCCGCGGAGAACGCACCGCTCAGCACGAGTTGA